In Sebaldella sp. S0638, the genomic window AAACTCCTGTACCTCATAATTTATCTTAGTCCTATACTTCTCTATATCAAATGCCTTAAACTGCTCTGGATACAATCTTTGACCTAAAGCTACCAATGTCGGACTTAATTTTATCGGAGCTATATGCCAATATTCCATAAAATCATCTATTGGCATACTCTCCCTCTGCTGATGATGTTTCCTGCATAAAGTCCAACCTCTCAACTGTAATCCGTCATCATATTTCCTTGCTCCTATAGTTCCCACCTTATCCGCATGATCATAATCCACTATCAGGTTATTCTCAAAATCATGCCTCTGACCACATACAACACACTTCTTATTCAGAAAACAGGCTACTACATAACTATAGAAGTCATTCACATATTTTCTGCACGGCTCTGTCTTCTTTGTTTTTT contains:
- a CDS encoding putative HNHc nuclease is translated as MEELKTGIVQYDGEELRIYWSVKEIPKPSELKKMQEILVNTPVKLIPQLRLSMDQMKLIKVLTTEYGEILGYEQPEMQDLLKEEFCELYEEEWFSTSPNRVDACTMETGTKFIDFIINHAIVRNNIYLYVWDKKTKKTEPCRKYVNDFYSYVVACFLNKKCVVCGQRHDFENNLIVDYDHADKVGTIGARKYDDGLQLRGWTLCRKHHQQRESMPIDDFMEYWHIAPIKLSPTLVALGQRLYPEQFKAFDIEKYRTKINYEVQEF